A single window of Deltaproteobacteria bacterium DNA harbors:
- a CDS encoding HAD family hydrolase — MPLSFLTPVQVIIFDCDGVLFDSRKSNQFFYNQLLTHFGKPPLTEAALHYVHMHTVTESVEFLFRDGSLRDQVDLYRQNLDYTSFFRMMEMEPGLLDFLAFIRPWAKTAISTNRTTTIGPVLTLFSLDPWFDLVVSALDVDRPKPDPESIYKIMSYFKVGPEECLFIGDSEVDAQTALSAGVPLVAYKNEELTAALHVGGFSELTDAFKKNNHLFIPAPLVSAGES; from the coding sequence ATGCCCCTGAGTTTCCTTACACCAGTGCAGGTGATCATATTTGATTGCGACGGAGTGCTCTTTGACTCCCGAAAGTCCAATCAATTTTTCTATAATCAGCTGTTAACGCACTTTGGAAAGCCCCCCCTGACCGAAGCCGCTTTGCATTATGTGCATATGCATACGGTCACGGAATCGGTTGAATTTTTGTTTCGGGATGGTTCTCTCCGAGACCAAGTTGATCTTTATCGACAGAATTTGGATTATACTTCTTTTTTCCGCATGATGGAAATGGAACCGGGACTTCTTGACTTTCTGGCTTTTATCCGTCCCTGGGCCAAGACCGCCATTTCCACCAATCGGACAACCACCATCGGCCCGGTATTGACCCTTTTCTCCTTAGACCCCTGGTTTGATCTGGTGGTCAGTGCCTTGGATGTGGATCGACCGAAACCGGATCCGGAATCGATTTATAAAATCATGTCCTATTTTAAGGTCGGCCCCGAAGAGTGCCTTTTTATCGGGGATTCGGAAGTGGATGCCCAAACCGCCTTGAGTGCCGGGGTGCCTTTAGTAGCTTATAAAAATGAAGAGTTGACCGCCGCCCTCCATGTCGGAGGGTTTTCGGAATTAACCGATGCCTTCAAAAAAAATAACCACCTATTCATACCCGCTCCCCTGGTGTCGGCCGGGGAAAGTTGA
- the pilQ gene encoding type IV pilus secretin PilQ, whose translation MNRHRRLILTFFTGLLFFLFGSGDNGFSLWAKSKNPSPKPRLLLIEDQVLPDRLRVILKTSLPVSHRSFILTAPYRVVVDLSPCVLEKGHSFKIKDPLIEGLRFSQFNKKTVRIVFTFSQPATYHISTQKEKGYFLFADFPKIEPLMAKPLPPKKDRDYLPEMTIEEFKKEKNIQEYRHKEEKSLSKKPLVTFDFYMTNLHNVLRLIGETGGVNIVVGDDVKEKKVTLSLKEVPWDEALDSILDANNLKKDSRGEKTFLIITTENYKKILDDQNKRHLEAQKREEESLKNEERRQKVGKVLWNTREFQIKYVDVKLVEDLIQGSLEKEKKMASEKQPGSEKVTLTETTRILGSNVHVISVPHTNILIARGLDRELNYIENLIKKIDQPISQVMIEARIVEADANFTRDLGIRWGGAYSFANASGPFAGTIRGTETVTGTGNNYAVNLPFTTASTAFGGLGFTFASTNLNIDARIQAMEQAGRGRTISSPKVLTLDNKEATIKQGQSIPVTTRDQNNTFSTTYKDAALVLSVTPHISNIKKIRIKVKISKNEPDFTKVDSLGNPTINTKETDTEMMVNDGDTVVIGGILFKKETYLENKVPGLADIPLLGWLFKTRYKTTQDSELLIFITPKIFKTSLSERFSGEN comes from the coding sequence ATGAACAGACACAGAAGACTGATCCTTACCTTTTTTACAGGCTTGTTGTTTTTTCTTTTTGGTTCCGGAGATAATGGTTTTTCTCTCTGGGCTAAAAGCAAAAACCCCTCCCCGAAACCGCGCTTACTGCTGATAGAGGACCAGGTCCTACCGGATCGCTTGCGGGTTATCCTTAAAACAAGCCTGCCCGTTTCCCATCGTTCTTTTATCCTCACCGCACCCTACCGGGTGGTGGTCGACTTGAGTCCCTGTGTTTTGGAGAAGGGCCATTCTTTTAAGATTAAAGACCCCTTGATTGAAGGATTGAGATTTTCCCAATTCAACAAAAAGACGGTCCGGATTGTTTTCACCTTTTCCCAACCTGCGACCTATCACATTTCCACCCAAAAAGAAAAAGGCTATTTCCTTTTTGCAGACTTTCCCAAAATCGAACCTTTAATGGCGAAACCCCTTCCCCCCAAAAAGGACCGGGATTATCTGCCGGAGATGACTATCGAGGAATTCAAAAAGGAAAAAAATATCCAGGAATATCGTCACAAGGAGGAAAAATCCCTTTCAAAAAAACCCCTCGTCACCTTTGATTTTTATATGACCAATCTCCACAATGTCCTGCGTCTAATCGGCGAAACCGGGGGAGTCAATATCGTGGTCGGGGATGATGTCAAGGAAAAAAAGGTGACCTTAAGCCTGAAAGAAGTCCCCTGGGACGAAGCCCTGGATTCCATCCTGGATGCGAATAATCTTAAAAAGGACAGCCGTGGTGAAAAAACTTTTTTGATAATCACGACGGAGAATTATAAAAAAATACTGGACGATCAAAACAAAAGGCACCTGGAGGCCCAGAAAAGGGAAGAGGAATCCTTGAAAAATGAAGAGCGTCGCCAAAAAGTCGGAAAAGTTCTCTGGAACACCAGGGAATTCCAGATCAAATACGTGGATGTAAAGTTGGTGGAAGACCTGATTCAGGGATCGCTCGAAAAAGAAAAGAAGATGGCCAGTGAAAAACAGCCCGGTAGCGAAAAGGTGACCCTGACGGAAACCACCAGGATCCTGGGATCTAATGTGCATGTCATCAGTGTGCCCCATACCAATATCCTGATTGCTAGAGGGCTTGACCGGGAGCTGAATTATATAGAAAACCTGATAAAAAAGATTGACCAGCCCATTTCCCAGGTCATGATCGAGGCCCGTATTGTCGAAGCCGATGCCAATTTCACCAGGGACTTGGGGATTCGCTGGGGAGGGGCTTATTCCTTCGCCAATGCCTCCGGGCCTTTTGCCGGGACCATTCGAGGTACGGAAACGGTGACGGGAACCGGCAATAATTATGCCGTCAACCTTCCGTTTACCACTGCCTCTACCGCTTTTGGCGGTCTTGGCTTTACTTTTGCGTCAACGAACTTGAATATCGATGCCCGCATTCAAGCTATGGAGCAAGCCGGCAGGGGAAGGACCATATCTTCCCCCAAGGTATTAACCCTTGACAACAAAGAGGCGACTATCAAACAGGGGCAATCGATTCCAGTGACGACACGAGATCAAAACAATACCTTTTCCACCACCTACAAAGATGCCGCTCTGGTCCTTTCCGTTACCCCCCATATTTCCAATATTAAAAAAATCCGGATCAAGGTGAAAATTTCTAAAAATGAACCGGATTTTACCAAAGTGGATTCCCTGGGAAATCCGACTATTAATACCAAAGAAACAGACACGGAAATGATGGTCAATGATGGGGATACGGTCGTGATCGGCGGGATCCTTTTTAAAAAGGAAACTTATCTGGAAAACAAGGTTCCTGGCCTGGCGGATATCCCTCTCTTGGGCTGGCTTTTCAAAACCCGTTACAAAACCACCCAGGACTCCGAACTGCTTATTTTTATCACCCCTAAAATATTTAAAACCTCCCTTTCCGAACGATTTAGCGGGGAGAATTAG